From Patagioenas fasciata isolate bPatFas1 chromosome 15, bPatFas1.hap1, whole genome shotgun sequence, a single genomic window includes:
- the GRID2IP gene encoding delphilin isoform X4, whose product MSCLGIFIPKKHRQRFDEVVSQSLISKLCRSKSQQHSNRLRRSRSEDHQERLLVSTRASSVPRSHEEISKSLRKTTSLLTSNVASGAARRTVRVYKGNRSFGFTLRGHAPVWIESVLPGSPAEKAALKAGDRILFLNGLDMRNCSHDKVVAMLQGSGAMPTLVVEEGIVSISNDSDSADSPSSSSALTSLQWVAEILPSSIKIQGRTFTQQLEHLLTPPERYTICKALEGFFQHRNIDTLIVDVYPVLDTPAKQVIWQFIYQLLTYEEQEHCQQKIARFLGYKSLAAEPDAEDRYRSSVRGASLCRGSLRTPCPDEGGAAGQSDTVEVPVRLIPGERQAGDGTSLPETPNPKMMSAVYAELENRLIGSFAGKMGNAARHRASPPASELPHAAGARKPGTGISWPSEALGSQQCYYRLHSSVASPSSTESNPYVSLDSSPAPSPQHRHYPLSPLSRRKKLFTFSRPPRSRDTDRFLDALSEQLGHRVTIVDDFLTPENDYEEMSFHDDQGSYVTNDVSSSEYISSSDEGSSLTYSTLSDHIPPPPLSPPPPPPPLQFHDPQTVPSKAEATKASTSPAPKSLVSHLHPIPPPPPPPPPPPVPCAPPLHRGLLHRRSESNHMSVKRLRWEQVENSEGTIWGQLGEDSDYDKLSDMVKYLDLELHFGTQKPTISLPEPTLMPENFKKKDVVEILSHKKAYNTSILIAHLKLSHMELRQILMTMETDRLEPSHIKQLLLYAPDGEEVQRFQSYKENPGKLSEPDQFVLQMLSVPEYKIRLRSLHFKTTLQEKTEEIKASYECICKASLELKSSKKLAKILEFVLAMGNYLNNGQPKTSKTTGFKINFLTELNTTKTVDGKSTFLHILAKSLSQHFPELLGFAQDLPTVPLAAKVNQRTLTADLKDLHTTVSDIQMACHNMPATAEDRFAIVMTSFLESAQPAMRSLDDLQHKAMEEFSKVLSFFGEDSKMTTSEAFFGIFAEFMSKFERALSDVQVGESQRSPRVTSPLAW is encoded by the exons GATTTTCATCCCCAAGAAGCACCGGCAGCGGTTTGACGAGGTGGTGTCGCAGAGCCTGATCAGCAAGCTGTGCCGCTCCAAGAGCCAGCAGCACAGCAACCGCCTGCGGCGCAGCCGGAGCGAGGACCACCAGGAGCGGCTGCTGGTGTCCACCCGCGCCAGCTCCGTGCCCCGCAGCCATGAGGAGATCAGCAAGAGCCTGCGCAAAACCACCTCGCTCCTCACCAGCAATGTGGCCTCGGGGGCTGCCCGCAG AACTGTGCGAGTTTATAAAGGCAACAGAAGCTTTGGCTTCACGCTCCGCGGCCATGCCCCAGTGTGGATTGAGTCTGTTCTGCCAG GGAGCCCAGCGGAGAAAGCTGCCCTCAAAGCTGGAGACCGAATCCTGTTCCTCAACGGGCTGGACATGAG GAACTGCTCCCACGACAAGGTGGTGGCGATGCTGCAGGGCAGCGGGGCAATGCCCACCTTGGTGGTGGAAGAAGGGATCGTCAGCATCTCCAATG ACTCTGACTCTGCTGACTCCCcgagcagctcctctgccctcACCTCCCTGCAGTGGGTTGCAGAGATTCTCCCCTCTAGCATCAAGATCCAAGGAAGGACCTTCACCCAGCAGCTGGAGCACCTGCTGACTCCTCCCGAGCGTTACACCATCTGCAAAGCACTGGAAGGCTTCTTCCAACATCG GAATATTGACACTCTCATTGTGGATGTGTACCCGGTGCTGGACACACCGGCCAAGCAAGTCATATGGCAGTTTATTTACCAGCTGCTGACGTACGAAGAGCAGGAGCACTGCCAGCAAAAGATTGCCAGGTTTCTTGGTTACAAGTCCTTGGCAG CCGAGCCGGACGCAGAGGATCGCTACCGCAGCTCCGTCCGAGGAGCATCCCTGTGCCGGGGGAGCCTGCGGACCCCCTGCCCCGATGAGGGGGGGGCAGCAG GTCAGAGTGACACCGTGGAGGTCCCGGTTCGCCTGATCCCTGGAGAGAGGCAGGCTGGTGATGGCACGTCCCTGCCGGAGACACCCAACCCCAAAATG aTGTCAGCCGTCTATGCAGAGTTAGAAAATCGCCTGATTGGCAGCTTTGCTGGCAAGATGGGTAACGCTGCCCGGCACAGAGCATCACCTCCTGCCTCGGAGCTGCCACACGCTGCAG GTGCTCGCAAGCCAGGGACGGGGATCTCGTGGCCGAGCGAGGCTCTGGGCTCCCAGCAGTGCTACTACCGCCTGCACAGCAGCGTGGCCTCCCCGAGCAGCACTGAGTCCAACCCCTACGTCAGCCTGGACAGCAGCCCGGCCCCATCCCCCCAGCACCGCCACTACCCGCTCAGCCCGCTGTCACGACGGAAGAAGCTCTTCACCTTCTCCAGGCCTCCACGCAGCCGTGACACTGACCGGTTCCTGGACGCCCTCAGTGAGCAGCTGGGACACCGGGTCACCATCGTGGATGATTTCCTCACTCCTGAGAATGACTACGAGGAG atgAGTTTCCATGATGACCAGGGCAGCTACGTCACCAACGATGTCAGCAGCAGCGAGTACATCAGCAGCAGTGACGAGGGCAGCTCCCTCACCTACTCCACGCTCTCGGACCACATTCCCCCACCTCCCCTCAgcccccctccacccccaccccccctgcAGTTCCATGACCCCCAGACCGTCCCCTCCAAGGCAGAGGCCACCAAGGCCAGCACATCACCTGCCCCCAAATCCCTTGTCAGCCACctgcaccccatcccaccccccccacctcccccgccccctcccccagtGCCCTGTGCCCCACCCCTGCACCGGGGGCTGCTGCACCGCAGGAGCGAGTCCAACCACATGAGCGTCAAGAGGCTGCGCTGGGAGCAGGTGGAGAACTCGGAAGGGACCATCTGGGGACAG CTTGGGGAAGACTCGGACTATGACAAGCTGAGTGATATGGTCAAATACCTCGACCTGGAGCTGCACTTCGGAACGCAGAAACCTACAA TTTCTCTTCCAGAGCCAACTCTCATGCCtgaaaactttaaaaagaaagacGTGGTTGAAATTTTGTCCCACAAAAAGGCCTACAACACAT ccatcctGATTGCCCACCTCAAGCTCTCGCACATGGAGCTGCGCCAGATCCTCATGACAATGGAGACAGACCGGCTGGAGCCTTCCCACATCAAGCAGCTCCTGCTCTATGCCCCGGATGGGGAGGAGGTCCAGCGCTTCCAGAGCTACAAGGAGAACCCTGGCAAGCTCAGCGAGCCCGACCAGTTCGTGCTGCAG ATGTTGTCAGTACCTGAATACAAGATCCGTCTGCGCAGCCTGCATTTTAAGACCACTCTGCAGGAGAAGACAGAGGAGATCAAAGCCAGCTATGAGTGCATCTGCAAGGCCTCGCTGGAGCTGAAAAGCAGCAAGAAGCTGGCTAAGATCTTGGAG TTTGTGCTGGCGATGGGAAACTATCTGAACAACGGGCAGCCCAAGACCAGCAAAACAACAGGTTTTAAAATCAACTTTCTCACGGAG CTGAACACAACCAAGACTGTCGATGGCAAATCCACCTTCCTGCACATTCTTGCCAAATCACTCAGCCAACAtttccctgagctcctgggctttGCCCAGGATCTTCCTACAGTGCCACTCGCTGCCAAAG TGAATCAGAGGACACTGACGGCCGACCTCAAAGACCTGCACACCACCGTTAGTGACATACAGATGGCCTGTCACAACATGCCAGCGACCGCAGAGGACAGATTTGCGATTGTGATGACT TCCTTCCTGGAGAGCGCCCAGCCTGCCATGCGGTCCCTGGATGACCTGCAGCACAAGGCCATGGAGGAATTCAGCAAGGTGTTGTCCTTCTTTGGGGAAGACTCCAAAATGACAACTTCTGAAGCCTTCTTTGGCATTTTTGCAGAGTTCATGAGCAAGTTTGAG CGGGCGCTCAGTGACGTGCAGGTGGGTGAGAGCCAGCGCAGCCCCAGGGTGACGTCCCCCCTCGCCTGGTGA